AGGGTACGACGGCGACGGCTTTCGCGCCGAAATCATCGATCGTGGTGCCAAGCCTGTCGGTATCCGCCGGGGCTAAGCCGCGACAGGAGCTTTCACCAATTCCACCGCTTGAGGAGCGTACGCATACGACGAAGGCCGCCTGATTGACGCATGCGCGCGAGCACGGCGAGTTCTACGATGGCGTTGCGTGAAGGTCAGGCGGCTTGCTGATCGGCGGACTTGCCGGCTTGGTGAAGGAGCTTCCATTCCCAGGGCAGCAGTTCGCGCAGACGCGAGGTGGGAAGATCGGCGATCCGGGCGAGGACGTCGGCGAGCCAAGCCTTGGGATCGACGTCGTTGAGGCGACAGGTCGTGATCATCGTCAGCATGATAGCGGCACGGTCGGCGCCACGTTGGCTGCCAGCGAAGGTCCAGTTGCGCCTTCCCAAGGCAATGCCTCTCAATGCACGCTCAGCGCAATTGTTGATCAAGCAGATCCTGCCATCGTCGAGGAAGCGGACGAAGCCGTCCCAGCGCTTGAGCATGTAGTTCATGGGCTTCAGGACCTCGGCGGAGCGGGAGAGGCTTTCTCGCTCGCGGAGCAGCCAGGCGTGCATGTCGTCGAGCAGCGGCTTGCTCCGCTCCTGGCGCACAGCACGCCGCTCGTCGGCACCACGGCCGTTGATGGCGCGCTCGATCTCGAACAGGGCGTCAAGACGCCTGACCGCCTCCAGCGCGATCGGGGAGACCGGTTTGCCCTTGCCTTCCCGGGCGGCTTTCTCGATGTCAGCCAGCTCGAAGAATCCCCGCCGCGCATGGGCCAGGCAAAATGCCGGAGTGATCGGCATTGCTTTCCTTTTTGGATCGAACAACGGCTCGAAGCCGCCATAGCAATCCGCCTGCAGAATGCCGGCGAAGGCGGCCAGATGCCTCTGAGGATGTTCGCCCCGTCGGTTGCCCGAGGCATAATAGACCGCCGCCGGCGGCGCAGGCCCGGCGAACGGCCGGTCATCCCGCACATACGTCCAGATCCGGCCGGTCGTGCATTTGCCCTTCGCCAGGATCCGGATGGTGGGGTGAGTAGGCCGGAGGGATTTCACCTCCAGCCTCTCGCAGAACCGGGCGTGAGACTCTCGCCTCACCCGGCTCCCATCAGGCAAGCTTGCCGCCACCGCCGAGTTGCCAATGCACAAAGAGCCTGCGGTTCTCACGCACGATCTTCTCCAGGAAGAGACGCGCGCGTCCTAAACGGTGATGGAAGCGCTTGTACTTTCGCTTCAACCAAATACCTAACGTCTGGTTGATGTAGCGCGCCAACGGATAAAGCGCTGAGCGGGTGTATTGCCCATAATAAGCGATCCTGATCTTCCCTCGAAAAAGTGGACGGGTTAAGCGGCTTTTAGCTCCATTTCGATCGGGGGGATATATCCGATGGCGGAATGGAGCCTGGTTCGGTTGTAGAAGCCCTCGATGAAGGCGAAGATATCGCTCTGGACTTGAGCGCGAGTTGCTGCTGGATCGCCATCGTCAGGGCGGCAGATGCAAGTTCGACCTGCATATGATCCCGCATGGCCCAGCCGACGATCTTTCGGCTGAACAGGTCCATGACGGCCGCCAGATACAGCCAACCTTCAGCGGTCGGAATATAGGTGATATCGGCGAGCCAGACCCGGTTCGGGTCTTCCGCGGTGAAGTCCCGCGCGATCAGGTTCGGTGCGATCGGCAGACCGTGGCGGCTGTCGGTGGTGCGCACACGGCGCGGCGGTGCCATGATGGCGCGAATACCGTACCGACGCATCATCCGTTCAATTCGACCGCGACTGGGACCACGGCCCTGCGCCCGCAGGGCGGCATGGACGCGGGGGCTGCCGTAGCGTCCGCTGCTGTCTTGATGGACCAGCCGGATCGCTGCCCGGAGCGTGGCATTTGATTTTGCCCGCTCGCTCACCGGGCGCTCGCGCCGGGCGTAATAGCCGGCCGGCGAGACCTCGAGCACGGCGCACATCAGGCGGACCGGATAGGTCTCGCGATGGTCTTCGATGAAGCGGAAGCTCATGTCCGGGTTCCGACGAAGATCGCGATCGACTTCCTAAGAAACAGCCGGATTGGCGTCGCCCGGGATGGCCTGCAACACGAAGCCTAGCGATTTCGCCCGGCGCTGTAGGTTGGCGAGGACGCGGCTACGATATTGCTGCTCATATTGGTCGGCGCCAGGATCCTTGTAGCTCATGCCGTGCCGGAGTGTGTTGTAGAATAAAACCGCAATCTTGCGAGCCGTCGCCGTCACCGCCTTCGATTTACCCGCACGTGCTGACAACCGGCGATAGAATGCTCCCAGCGCTGTCTCGCTCCGCCCCACGGTTGTGGCTGCCAAACGCAACAACGCAGCTGCGCGACTTGAAGATCTCCGTGTGCGCGAAGACAGCACCTTGCCGCCGGAGATCTTGTTGCCGGGTGCGAGGCAGAGCCAGGAAGTGAAGTGTTTGGCGCTCGGCCATGCCGTTAGATCGATACCGCACTCGCCAATGAGCTTCAATGCGAGCGACGGACCCAACCCGTGGATCTCAGTCAAATCGACGCCCCGCACTCTGTACAGTGCGGTCCTGACATCGAAGGTGGGGGTGTTGACCTGCTTGGTCTTTACGCGCGGCTTGGCTAGGTTTCCGACCGGTCTTGCTCCTTTGGTGTTCAATGCACTGATCAGGACTTCGAGCTTGCGATCACAGTCGAGCATCTTTGCCTGATAAACGTCGTAGAGCTCCAGTGATTGAGCTAACGCGAAAACATGTTCGTGGCGGTCATTGCCTACGAGCGCTGCGCGGATCGTCTCGATCGATGAGTGGCAGCGCACGTCCCGATAGGTTGCCGGGACGTCGGGATTGCGTTCGCCTGCAACAATGGCTCGGATAATCCGCATGCCGGTCGCGCCGGTGATATCCGACACAACATGATGGAGCTGCAGGTTCATCTCCATCAGAGCCTTTTGCATATGTTGGATATGGGCGGCAGCATATTCCACGAGCCGCTCGCGCTGGCGTAGATAGGCTCGCAACGTTGCGATCTCGGCATCGGGTCGGAAGCTGCCCCGTAACAGGCCATAGGAGTGGAGCTGGCGTAACCAAGCGGCATCGCTGAGATCGGTTTTACGGCCAGGTACATTCTTGGCGTACCGCGCGTTGACCAGAATGACCTCAAACCCGCGCTGTTCTAAGATCTCGTAGACTGGGATCCAATAGACCCCAGTGGATTCCATCGCGACACTGGTCACGCCGCACATCTTGAACCAGTCCGCCAGTTCATGCAGGTCTTGCGTGAATGTGCCGAATGCACGCACTGGCTTGTCGGTGCAGGCCGGGTTTACCGCGGCCATGTGCATCTTTGATCCGATATCGATAGGGCCGCGCCGAGGTTGACCAGCTTTAGGTCCGGGCCGCGGTCGGTTGTCCTGTTAGGCATCGCAACTCCTCCGTCCGATGATGGGCTGGAGGGTCAGGGCTATGCCAATTTGTCATCTTCCTAATCGGGATCGCCGTCGAAACGGCGTCACCACTCTCAAGTCCGCATGCGCCCATGGACCACGTTTTTTAACGGGGACAGCGCCTCCAATAAGCTGACGGCCGCTACCCTCCGAGCTAAAGGATAGCACAAGGCTGTTTCTATTCCGCGCAGGCGCGCCACGACGCTGGACAGTTTTTTAAAATGTCGCGCTCCATGCGCAGCCGTTCGTTCTCCTGACGTAGGCGGGCGATCTCCGAAGCCTGGTCCGCCGGCATCGGCGTCGCCTGCGTGGTGGGTCGCCACGCCGCCGATCCCGGCTCCTGCCGGAGCTTATCTACCCACCGTCGCAGCACCGAATCCCGCAGACCGAGCTCCTTAGCAACCGACCCGATCGAGCGACCGCTCGACGCGACCAGTTCGGCGGCCCGACGCTTGTAATCCTCGGTAAACGACCGACGTTGACGTTCCATTCGACACCTC
This is a stretch of genomic DNA from Bradyrhizobium sp. CCBAU 53338. It encodes these proteins:
- a CDS encoding IS3 family transposase; its protein translation is MSFRFIEDHRETYPVRLMCAVLEVSPAGYYARRERPVSERAKSNATLRAAIRLVHQDSSGRYGSPRVHAALRAQGRGPSRGRIERMMRRYGIRAIMAPPRRVRTTDSRHGLPIAPNLIARDFTAEDPNRVWLADITYIPTAEGWLYLAAVMDLFSRKIVGWAMRDHMQVELASAALTMAIQQQLALKSRAISSPSSRASTTEPGSIPPSDISPRSKWS
- a CDS encoding IS110 family transposase, coding for MHMAAVNPACTDKPVRAFGTFTQDLHELADWFKMCGVTSVAMESTGVYWIPVYEILEQRGFEVILVNARYAKNVPGRKTDLSDAAWLRQLHSYGLLRGSFRPDAEIATLRAYLRQRERLVEYAAAHIQHMQKALMEMNLQLHHVVSDITGATGMRIIRAIVAGERNPDVPATYRDVRCHSSIETIRAALVGNDRHEHVFALAQSLELYDVYQAKMLDCDRKLEVLISALNTKGARPVGNLAKPRVKTKQVNTPTFDVRTALYRVRGVDLTEIHGLGPSLALKLIGECGIDLTAWPSAKHFTSWLCLAPGNKISGGKVLSSRTRRSSSRAAALLRLAATTVGRSETALGAFYRRLSARAGKSKAVTATARKIAVLFYNTLRHGMSYKDPGADQYEQQYRSRVLANLQRRAKSLGFVLQAIPGDANPAVS
- a CDS encoding transposase: MERQRRSFTEDYKRRAAELVASSGRSIGSVAKELGLRDSVLRRWVDKLRQEPGSAAWRPTTQATPMPADQASEIARLRQENERLRMERDILKNCPASWRACAE